A single genomic interval of Candidatus Effluviviaceae Genus I sp. harbors:
- a CDS encoding FAD-dependent oxidoreductase — RCSSCLMTVDGIPNVMTCVTPLREGMRIVTQEGKGKLPSADARARPSDSGLSEDMGKVPVAIVGAGPAGLSAALSAGRLGVRCLVFDENEIPGGQLIKQTHMFFGSREHYARVRGVDIGRKLLDEIAGLPVTIQTGATVLGLYEGNVLSVLKDDRHSRLAAGAVVLATGASENALAFENCDLPGVYGAGAVQTLMNVHGIAPGRRVLMVGAGNIGLIVSYQLLQAGVEVACVIDAAPEIGGYHVHAAKIRRAGVPVLTSTTVLRALGTDRVEAAEICPVDRDWQPVPGAERTVEVDTICLAVGLTPNCEIAFQAGCAEAGVPELGGWVATHDEDLMTALPGVFIAGDASGIEEASTAMIEGRLAGIAAAEFLRPDLDREEVRRLKDEARRGLTELRAGPFGERPRAGKRRMLESWKREAVGSR, encoded by the coding sequence CGCTGCTCGTCGTGCCTCATGACCGTGGACGGCATCCCCAACGTCATGACGTGCGTGACGCCGCTTCGCGAAGGCATGCGTATCGTCACGCAGGAAGGCAAGGGGAAGCTGCCGTCGGCGGACGCGCGCGCGCGGCCGTCGGACTCCGGGCTCTCCGAGGACATGGGCAAGGTGCCGGTGGCCATCGTCGGCGCCGGCCCGGCCGGGCTCTCGGCAGCGCTCAGCGCCGGCAGGCTCGGCGTGCGCTGCCTCGTGTTCGACGAGAACGAGATCCCCGGCGGCCAGCTCATCAAGCAGACCCACATGTTCTTCGGCTCGCGCGAGCACTACGCCCGCGTGCGCGGCGTGGACATCGGGCGAAAGCTCCTCGACGAGATCGCCGGGCTTCCGGTGACGATCCAGACCGGCGCGACGGTGCTCGGGCTCTACGAGGGCAACGTGCTGTCGGTCCTCAAGGACGACCGCCACTCGAGACTCGCCGCCGGGGCCGTCGTGCTCGCGACCGGCGCGTCGGAGAACGCGCTCGCGTTCGAGAACTGCGACCTCCCCGGCGTCTACGGCGCCGGCGCGGTGCAGACCCTCATGAACGTCCACGGCATCGCGCCGGGCCGGCGCGTGCTCATGGTGGGCGCGGGCAACATCGGGCTCATCGTGAGCTACCAGCTGCTCCAGGCCGGCGTCGAGGTCGCGTGCGTCATCGACGCCGCCCCCGAGATCGGCGGCTACCACGTCCACGCCGCGAAGATCCGCCGGGCCGGCGTCCCCGTTCTCACGTCGACGACCGTCCTCCGCGCGCTCGGGACGGACCGGGTCGAGGCGGCGGAGATCTGCCCGGTGGACCGCGACTGGCAGCCCGTGCCCGGCGCGGAGCGAACGGTCGAGGTCGACACGATCTGCCTCGCCGTGGGCCTCACACCCAACTGCGAGATCGCGTTCCAGGCGGGGTGCGCGGAGGCCGGCGTGCCCGAGCTGGGCGGCTGGGTCGCGACGCACGACGAGGACCTCATGACCGCGCTCCCCGGCGTCTTCATCGCCGGCGACGCATCCGGCATCGAGGAGGCCTCGACGGCGATGATCGAGGGAAGGCTCGCGGGGATCGCCGCGGCCGAGTTCCTCCGCCCCGACCTCGACCGCGAGGAGGTCCGAAGGCTCAAGGACGAGGCGCGCCGCGGGCTCACCGAACTCAGGGCCGGCCCGTTCGGCGAGAGACCTCGCGCGGGCAAGAGGAGGATGCTCGAGTCGTGGAAGAGGGAGGCCGTGGGAAGCCGATGA
- a CDS encoding 4Fe-4S binding protein — translation MSHRADGVLKAAELAGVLPSPERLARGPVVVVECVERIPCNPCVAACAKGAITMEGDINEPPRVDAERCDGCGVCISACPGLAIFIVDGSRGDGRASVMMPHEFRPLPKVGETVTALDREGREVCDAVVTRVLSAKALDRTPIVTLDVPAEHAMTARHFRRKAQA, via the coding sequence ATGAGCCACCGGGCGGACGGCGTGCTCAAAGCCGCGGAACTCGCGGGGGTGCTCCCCTCCCCCGAGCGGCTCGCGCGGGGGCCGGTCGTGGTCGTCGAGTGCGTCGAGCGCATCCCCTGCAACCCGTGCGTCGCGGCCTGCGCGAAGGGCGCCATCACCATGGAGGGCGACATTAACGAGCCCCCCCGCGTCGACGCCGAACGATGCGACGGCTGCGGCGTCTGCATCAGCGCGTGCCCCGGCCTTGCGATCTTCATCGTGGACGGAAGCCGAGGCGACGGCAGGGCGAGCGTCATGATGCCTCACGAGTTCCGGCCGCTTCCGAAGGTCGGCGAGACGGTGACGGCGCTCGACCGGGAAGGCCGCGAGGTCTGCGACGCCGTCGTCACGCGCGTGCTCTCGGCGAAGGCGCTCGACCGCACGCCCATCGTGACGCTCGATGTCCCCGCGGAGCACGCCATGACGGCGCGGCACTTCCGACGGAAGGCCCAGGCATGA
- a CDS encoding (2Fe-2S)-binding protein produces MKDDVIICRCEDVTYGEIVRAIDAGLRTTEEIKRILRCGMGPCQGRTCSRLIARIIAERTGAPPSAVRFPAVRPPSRPVEIGVLAGKRHEENS; encoded by the coding sequence ATGAAGGACGACGTCATCATCTGCCGGTGCGAGGACGTGACCTACGGCGAGATCGTGCGCGCGATCGACGCGGGCCTCAGGACGACGGAGGAGATCAAGCGGATCCTCCGGTGCGGCATGGGGCCCTGCCAGGGCAGGACCTGCTCGCGTCTCATCGCGAGGATCATCGCGGAGCGCACGGGCGCGCCGCCGTCCGCCGTCCGATTCCCCGCCGTGAGACCCCCATCGAGGCCCGTCGAGATCGGCGTCCTCGCCGGAAAGCGCCATGAAGAGAACAGCTGA
- a CDS encoding FAD-binding oxidoreductase, giving the protein MKRTADCVIVGGGVIGCALAYYLAREGMTDCLVLEASHLAAGGTGRCGGGIRQQWSTEENARFAIASVRAFEALSEELGTDIEFLQGGYLVLAYTDEDVDQFRRNVELQRSLGLDVEVLTPADVRRTIAPMLNTDGLRLATHCATDGSANPFLTTAAYANAARRLGAEIELYTPVRKLLVDGGRVRGVETDRGAVSAPIVVNAAGSHSVLLARTVGVELPITPYRREILVTEPLERFFDPMIISFSFGIYFRQTRHGSVIGGFADPEQPGGFDETSSLDFLVTMSKKLAHLMPALESVKVVRQWAGLYDATPDARPLLGRTDGVEGLHQANGFSGHGFMIAPAVTRSLAQSIAGKRPDIDIEPLNLRRFAEGRVKTERSVV; this is encoded by the coding sequence ATGAAGAGAACAGCTGATTGCGTCATCGTCGGCGGCGGCGTCATCGGCTGCGCGCTGGCCTACTACCTCGCGCGCGAGGGCATGACGGACTGCCTCGTCCTGGAAGCGAGCCACCTCGCGGCCGGGGGGACGGGCCGCTGCGGCGGCGGCATCCGCCAGCAGTGGAGCACGGAGGAGAACGCCCGCTTCGCCATCGCGAGCGTCCGGGCCTTCGAGGCCCTCTCCGAGGAGCTCGGGACCGACATCGAGTTCCTGCAGGGCGGCTATCTCGTCCTCGCCTACACGGACGAGGACGTGGACCAGTTCCGCCGCAACGTGGAGCTCCAGCGCTCGCTGGGCCTCGACGTCGAGGTGCTCACTCCCGCGGACGTCCGCCGGACGATCGCCCCGATGCTCAACACGGACGGGCTGCGCCTCGCGACGCACTGCGCCACCGACGGCAGCGCGAACCCGTTCCTGACGACGGCGGCCTACGCGAACGCCGCGCGAAGGCTCGGGGCGGAGATCGAGCTCTACACGCCGGTCCGGAAGCTCCTCGTCGACGGCGGAAGGGTCCGCGGCGTGGAGACCGACCGCGGGGCCGTGAGCGCGCCCATCGTCGTGAACGCGGCCGGGAGCCACTCGGTGCTCCTCGCGCGCACCGTCGGCGTCGAGCTTCCCATCACGCCGTATCGCCGGGAGATCCTCGTGACGGAGCCGCTCGAGCGGTTCTTCGATCCCATGATCATCTCGTTCAGCTTCGGCATCTACTTCCGGCAGACGCGGCACGGCTCCGTCATCGGCGGGTTCGCGGACCCCGAGCAGCCGGGCGGGTTCGACGAGACCTCGAGCCTCGACTTCCTCGTGACGATGTCGAAGAAGCTCGCGCACCTCATGCCCGCGCTCGAGTCGGTCAAGGTCGTGCGCCAGTGGGCGGGGCTCTACGACGCGACGCCGGACGCAAGGCCTCTGCTCGGGCGAACCGACGGCGTGGAGGGTCTCCACCAGGCGAACGGGTTCAGCGGGCATGGTTTCATGATCGCGCCCGCCGTGACTCGCTCGCTCGCGCAGAGCATCGCGGGGAAGCGACCCGACATCGACATCGAGCCGCTCAACCTGAGGCGCTTCGCCGAAGGCAGGGTGAAGACCGAGCGTTCGGTGGTGTGA
- a CDS encoding DUF3160 domain-containing protein — protein sequence MARSTGPLGVARVAALLVALAVAATPAARASAQAGDPGFTVTPGSAPDFAAAYAEAHSSGLPAFITTDCALALSRSLLEEVLLRVEDRVLYARLVDLSRALVRLSEQQYLRASEPTVREAARRNIAFFAVPLSLLDRDYFPPESARALVERELALIERGEGITFSPIMGSTPLDGVAGPGEDYSAYVPRGRAAEDERLGRFHRAVTWYSRMAFALPEGRVLDYGLTMQALLVAEAIQSEAGDWLELWRRVYDPLAFYLGGSGDPTVSDYAQIANGVFGEGYDTNAVADQGKLAAFAELVGKVAPSHFETHELRGLRFLARPTLPDTRYFARLAGPADSPLPTGLDLAGLLGSAWARGALERREAFASDLYRRGFEEIRRELAVRTYGEWTGDLPTSWLYALAAVAASPPPGSPAFMTTPQWGAKEASTIAAGWALARRDPVGFGGPRGGSVAGGGDEAQDAGAAAAPGGVAPLVEPYPLLYGRLREIIDHVRDRLWANDLLDGGIEALLAGHRDFLASLEVRSQGALSGAAGGRGGRGLDDPVGYVASFGRPVGAAGSAHGGPGADEAFLARSFTDLVSGRVLWAGGGRPDGVRVVARDADGASVAYHGAVLSYREMEVAPDGGAASPGAEGRSEFPPRPSWLAGLVEGH from the coding sequence ATGGCACGATCCACAGGGCCGCTCGGCGTCGCCCGCGTCGCGGCGCTCCTCGTCGCGCTCGCAGTCGCGGCAACGCCCGCCGCCCGCGCCTCCGCGCAGGCGGGCGATCCCGGGTTCACCGTGACGCCGGGTTCCGCGCCCGACTTCGCCGCGGCCTATGCCGAGGCGCACTCCTCCGGCCTGCCCGCGTTCATCACGACCGACTGCGCGCTCGCGCTTTCGAGGTCGCTGCTCGAGGAGGTCCTCCTTCGCGTCGAGGACAGGGTGCTCTACGCCAGGCTCGTCGATCTCAGCCGCGCCCTCGTCAGGCTGTCCGAGCAGCAGTACCTTCGAGCGAGCGAGCCGACCGTTCGGGAGGCGGCCCGACGGAACATCGCGTTCTTCGCCGTCCCCCTGTCGCTGCTCGACCGCGACTACTTCCCTCCGGAGTCCGCGCGCGCGCTCGTCGAGCGCGAGCTCGCGCTCATCGAGCGCGGTGAAGGCATCACGTTCTCGCCGATCATGGGTTCGACGCCGCTCGACGGGGTCGCGGGCCCCGGCGAGGACTACTCCGCCTACGTGCCGCGCGGGCGCGCCGCTGAGGACGAGCGCCTCGGTCGCTTCCACCGAGCCGTGACATGGTACAGCCGCATGGCGTTCGCCCTGCCCGAGGGGCGCGTCCTGGACTACGGGCTCACGATGCAGGCGCTCCTCGTGGCCGAGGCGATCCAGAGCGAGGCGGGCGACTGGCTCGAGCTGTGGCGGCGCGTGTACGACCCGCTCGCGTTCTATCTCGGGGGGTCGGGCGACCCGACCGTCAGCGACTACGCGCAGATCGCCAACGGCGTCTTCGGCGAGGGGTACGACACCAACGCCGTGGCGGACCAGGGGAAGCTGGCGGCGTTCGCGGAGCTCGTGGGGAAGGTCGCTCCGTCCCACTTCGAGACGCACGAGCTGCGCGGCCTCAGGTTCCTCGCGCGCCCCACGCTGCCGGACACGCGCTACTTCGCCCGCCTGGCGGGGCCGGCGGACAGCCCGCTCCCGACGGGGCTCGACCTCGCGGGGCTTCTCGGCTCGGCGTGGGCGCGGGGCGCCCTGGAGCGGCGCGAGGCCTTCGCGAGCGACCTGTACCGGCGGGGGTTCGAGGAGATCAGGCGCGAGCTCGCGGTGCGGACCTACGGCGAGTGGACCGGCGATCTTCCGACGAGCTGGCTGTACGCGCTCGCCGCGGTCGCCGCCTCGCCGCCGCCGGGGTCGCCCGCGTTCATGACGACGCCGCAGTGGGGCGCCAAGGAAGCTTCCACGATCGCCGCGGGCTGGGCGCTGGCGCGCCGCGACCCCGTCGGGTTCGGCGGGCCGCGGGGAGGCAGTGTCGCGGGAGGCGGCGACGAAGCGCAGGATGCGGGGGCCGCCGCGGCGCCGGGCGGCGTCGCGCCACTCGTCGAGCCGTATCCGCTGCTGTACGGGCGGCTGCGCGAGATCATCGACCACGTCAGAGACAGGCTCTGGGCCAACGACCTCCTGGACGGCGGGATCGAGGCGCTCCTGGCGGGTCATCGCGACTTCCTCGCGTCGCTCGAGGTGCGCTCCCAGGGGGCGCTGAGCGGGGCCGCAGGCGGACGCGGCGGTCGCGGCCTGGACGATCCCGTGGGGTACGTCGCGTCCTTCGGCCGGCCCGTCGGCGCGGCGGGGAGCGCCCACGGCGGCCCGGGCGCGGACGAGGCGTTCCTCGCCCGCTCGTTCACGGATCTCGTGTCGGGGCGGGTTCTCTGGGCAGGGGGGGGACGGCCCGACGGGGTCCGCGTGGTCGCGCGCGACGCGGACGGCGCGAGCGTCGCGTACCACGGCGCGGTTCTCTCGTATCGCGAGATGGAGGTCGCTCCGGACGGCGGGGCCGCGTCACCCGGCGCCGAGGGTCGCTCCGAGTTCCCGCCCCGCCCGTCGTGGCTTGCGGGCCTCGTCGAGGGTCACTGA
- a CDS encoding helix-turn-helix transcriptional regulator: MLDKSELGRRVKAERLARDMTLKQVADAADMSPTHISEIERGRTSPTVGALLRIARALGKPATYFVEEEELPTVSVVRRSDRATRAVTDAGRSVASASFLTAGIPAGRLRVMELTDLGPGRVDGPVHQGEEILIVTVGAARVTVGEETYDLSEGDCIQFKGTLRHSVERRGEGRTQVLWVTASEGLLAP; encoded by the coding sequence ATGCTCGACAAGAGCGAGCTCGGCCGGCGGGTGAAGGCGGAGCGGCTTGCCAGGGACATGACCCTGAAGCAGGTCGCCGACGCGGCCGACATGTCGCCCACGCACATCTCGGAGATCGAGCGCGGTCGGACGTCGCCCACGGTGGGGGCCCTGCTCAGGATCGCCCGCGCTCTCGGGAAGCCGGCCACGTACTTCGTGGAGGAAGAGGAGCTCCCGACCGTGTCGGTCGTGCGCCGGTCCGACCGGGCCACGCGCGCCGTCACCGACGCCGGGCGGAGCGTCGCGAGCGCGAGCTTCCTCACGGCGGGGATCCCGGCGGGACGGCTGAGGGTCATGGAGCTCACGGACCTGGGCCCCGGCCGTGTGGACGGGCCGGTCCATCAGGGTGAGGAGATCCTGATCGTCACGGTGGGCGCCGCGCGCGTCACGGTCGGCGAGGAGACCTACGATCTGTCCGAGGGCGACTGCATCCAGTTCAAGGGGACGCTCCGACACTCCGTCGAGAGGCGGGGTGAAGGGCGGACGCAGGTCCTCTGGGTGACGGCTTCCGAGGGACTCCTCGCGCCCTGA
- a CDS encoding radical SAM protein, whose product MTTSLRRFTKAQAAKTLMGLVPHLSVDNLVRATAFAERLTRVERDRATIRAIREYFERRHPALMMAREVYDRLSPNCRKKLISNLFVNAFLIGTDMREFDVPAAEGFRPPMLLVISPTMRCNLRCPGCYAGEYEQHQGLPTELVDRVITEAKAMGTHFIVMSGGEVFTRPDMFDIWREHDDVYFQLYTNGSLIDDRVAKRLEECGNVAPMISLEGFRELTDERRGPGAFDTVMSAMDALRETGVLFGASFTETRLNLEQIASDELLDMMIAKGALVAWYFQYIPIGREPRTDLMPTPEQRDWLRRRLLEVRERKPIFIGDFWNDGYYVEGCIAAGREYIHINANGDVEPCVFCHFAVDNIKETSLKDALNSDFMKAIRSRQPYRENMLTPCMLIDEPTVLRDAVVKCGAHPTHPGAETLVTELKGEIDEYARDYRAIADDVWEKEYVPKFARKIKSARYA is encoded by the coding sequence ATGACGACGAGTCTCAGGAGGTTCACGAAGGCCCAGGCGGCGAAGACGCTCATGGGGCTCGTGCCGCACCTGTCGGTGGACAACCTCGTCCGGGCCACGGCCTTCGCCGAACGGCTGACTCGCGTCGAGCGCGACCGCGCGACGATCCGCGCCATCAGAGAGTACTTCGAGCGCCGCCACCCGGCGCTCATGATGGCCAGGGAGGTGTACGACCGGCTCTCGCCGAACTGCCGGAAGAAGCTCATCTCGAACCTCTTCGTCAACGCCTTCCTGATCGGAACCGACATGCGCGAGTTCGACGTGCCGGCCGCCGAGGGGTTCCGGCCACCGATGCTCCTCGTGATCAGTCCGACGATGCGCTGCAATCTCCGCTGCCCCGGATGCTACGCCGGCGAGTACGAGCAGCACCAGGGCCTGCCCACGGAGCTCGTCGACCGGGTCATCACCGAGGCCAAGGCGATGGGCACGCACTTCATCGTCATGAGCGGCGGCGAGGTCTTCACGCGGCCCGACATGTTCGACATCTGGAGGGAGCACGACGACGTCTACTTCCAGCTCTATACGAACGGCTCGCTCATCGACGACCGCGTGGCGAAGCGCCTCGAGGAGTGCGGGAACGTCGCGCCGATGATCAGCCTCGAGGGCTTCCGCGAGCTCACGGACGAGCGTCGCGGGCCCGGGGCCTTCGACACCGTGATGTCGGCTATGGACGCCCTGCGCGAGACGGGCGTCCTGTTCGGCGCGTCGTTCACGGAGACGCGCCTCAATCTCGAGCAGATCGCGAGCGACGAGCTCCTCGACATGATGATCGCGAAGGGCGCGCTCGTCGCGTGGTACTTCCAGTACATCCCGATCGGGAGAGAGCCGCGGACGGACCTGATGCCGACCCCGGAGCAGCGAGACTGGCTCAGGCGGCGGCTTCTTGAGGTGCGCGAGCGGAAGCCCATCTTCATCGGCGACTTCTGGAACGACGGCTACTACGTCGAGGGCTGCATCGCCGCAGGCCGCGAGTACATCCACATCAACGCCAACGGCGACGTCGAGCCGTGTGTCTTCTGCCACTTCGCGGTGGACAACATCAAAGAGACGTCGCTCAAGGACGCCCTGAACTCCGACTTCATGAAGGCGATCCGTTCCAGGCAGCCGTATCGGGAGAACATGCTCACCCCGTGCATGCTGATCGATGAACCCACGGTGCTGCGCGACGCCGTCGTGAAGTGCGGCGCGCACCCCACGCACCCGGGCGCGGAGACGCTCGTCACCGAGCTCAAGGGCGAGATCGACGAGTACGCGCGGGACTACCGGGCGATCGCGGACGACGTCTGGGAGAAGGAGTACGTCCCGAAGTTCGCCCGGAAGATCAAGTCGGCGCGGTACGCCTGA
- a CDS encoding glycosyltransferase family 4 protein: MKVGIVTPTYYPYPGGVTEHVYHLRLGLEALGHDVRVVTTCFGKGDGHRDGAVLRIGRSVAVPANGSLCPVAMDLRMSARVREVLARERFDILHLHEPFMPALCLSVLREAEAPVVGTFHASNESPVAYRVFRSLLAPSADKLAARIAVSDAARRTVEPHFPGRYRVIPNGVDVERFASATPLPELRDGRFNVLFVGRFEPRKGLKFLFRALPDIAAAVPDVRVVVVGGGPLAAYYKGFVPPSCRHAVHFAGFVSRDSLARHFASADVFCSPAVGGESFGIVLLEAMAAGAPIVASDIAGYRAVIRDRETGLLVRRGAADEIAAAVVALARDQRLRRRMAERARRAVDRYSWDRVAREIADVYEEVLAGDRPAKPALEEPRGAARGGTAV; this comes from the coding sequence GTGAAGGTCGGTATCGTGACCCCGACGTACTACCCGTATCCCGGGGGCGTCACCGAGCACGTGTACCATCTGCGGCTCGGTCTCGAGGCGCTCGGTCATGACGTGCGCGTCGTCACCACGTGCTTCGGGAAGGGCGACGGGCACCGCGACGGCGCCGTGCTCCGCATCGGGCGCTCCGTCGCGGTCCCGGCCAACGGTTCCCTCTGCCCCGTGGCGATGGACCTCAGGATGTCCGCCCGCGTGCGGGAGGTCCTCGCCCGTGAGCGGTTCGACATCCTCCACCTCCACGAGCCGTTCATGCCGGCGCTGTGTCTGTCGGTGCTCAGGGAGGCGGAGGCGCCGGTCGTCGGCACGTTCCACGCGAGCAACGAGTCGCCCGTCGCGTATCGGGTGTTTCGGTCGCTGCTCGCGCCGTCCGCCGACAAGCTCGCCGCGAGGATCGCCGTGTCGGACGCCGCGAGGCGCACCGTCGAGCCCCACTTTCCGGGGCGCTACCGCGTGATCCCCAACGGCGTGGACGTCGAGCGGTTCGCGTCGGCGACGCCGCTTCCCGAGCTGCGCGACGGCCGCTTCAACGTGCTGTTCGTGGGCCGCTTCGAGCCGAGGAAGGGACTCAAGTTCCTCTTCCGGGCGCTCCCCGACATCGCGGCGGCCGTCCCGGACGTTCGCGTCGTCGTGGTCGGCGGCGGCCCGCTGGCCGCCTACTACAAGGGCTTCGTGCCGCCGTCCTGCCGCCACGCCGTGCACTTCGCCGGGTTCGTGTCGCGCGACTCCCTCGCGCGGCACTTCGCGAGCGCCGACGTCTTCTGCTCCCCGGCCGTCGGGGGCGAGAGCTTCGGGATCGTGCTCCTCGAGGCGATGGCCGCCGGCGCCCCGATCGTCGCGTCCGACATCGCGGGCTACCGGGCGGTGATCCGCGACCGCGAGACCGGGCTCCTCGTGCGCCGCGGCGCGGCGGACGAGATCGCGGCCGCGGTCGTCGCGCTCGCGCGAGACCAGAGGCTGAGGCGGCGGATGGCCGAGCGGGCGCGGCGCGCCGTGGACCGGTACTCGTGGGACAGGGTCGCCAGGGAGATCGCGGACGTGTACGAGGAGGTTCTCGCCGGGGATCGCCCGGCGAAGCCCGCGCTCGAGGAGCCCCGTGGGGCGGCGCGAGGAGGAACTGCCGTATGA
- a CDS encoding MFS transporter, which produces MPRDGLTQRSTGFMGLFRNRGFTLLWAGTLASQLGDYLNLMALTAVVFSLSAGETKGLEFSKILLLASAPVLVFAPISGVYADRLDRKRLMVVCDIARALLVALIPLVAGRSMVPVYVLIFLVFSLNRLYLSARFAAMPQVVPDEHLMGANSLVNAAMTAALVLGPAGGGVLVERLGYTTGFFADSATYVISAVCVSLIAMRSVDEVRTARERRRAAPARIRPGRAARLGHAPRIAEEAARLSRDLAAPIGEEVGVIGTAYQGLAADLRQGLRTMRGSRPVVFSTVSLSAIMFVTGFVLVVCPVYLRNEFGVGAAGVGVLLSVGGVGMLAGSLAMGRLLQGVPRRLLIVLSFAVAGLSIAALSGAHSVQALTAGVAVLGVCVAIPTVMSDTVLQESMPGGVVGKAFGFRDMIARTAFGVAGILSGIIVDAVGPRLLLAVLAAACLGYAAVSVFLLADTSTLNLLNAYPLMRASTLLASRLPRRASYAVATVLADAAYFLMPDKKRTAAANIARVVGRPAGSDEVKALARRVFRSYALYWADFFGLASKRAPEVERLVRIEGIEHLRDALKLGRGAIFVTAHLGSWDVGGAALAGSEGLPALSAIVEPVTRETSNTVVTAMRERLGIRVIPLGSPLKVGRALRRNEIVFVVGERLVGADGVEVDFFGERTQLPRGAAYWSVRSGAPIVPGFCIRQPDGTFIGFIEPPILPDGGDGDDAAVRRHTQRIAGIMERYIARYPDQWCMLQPVWQGGTGR; this is translated from the coding sequence TTGCCGAGGGACGGGCTGACACAGCGGAGCACGGGGTTCATGGGGCTCTTCCGGAACCGGGGGTTCACGCTCCTGTGGGCCGGCACGCTCGCCTCGCAGCTCGGCGACTACCTCAACCTGATGGCGCTCACGGCCGTCGTGTTCTCCCTGAGCGCGGGAGAGACGAAGGGCCTCGAGTTCTCGAAGATCCTCCTTCTCGCCAGCGCGCCAGTGCTCGTCTTCGCGCCGATCTCCGGCGTGTACGCCGACCGCCTCGACCGCAAGCGGCTCATGGTCGTGTGCGACATCGCCCGCGCGCTCCTCGTCGCGCTCATCCCCCTCGTGGCCGGCAGGTCGATGGTCCCGGTCTACGTGCTCATCTTCCTCGTCTTCTCGCTCAACCGCCTGTATCTCTCCGCCAGGTTCGCCGCGATGCCGCAGGTCGTCCCGGACGAGCACCTCATGGGCGCGAACTCGCTCGTGAACGCGGCGATGACCGCGGCGCTCGTGCTCGGCCCGGCCGGAGGCGGCGTGCTCGTGGAGCGTCTCGGCTACACGACCGGCTTCTTCGCGGACTCGGCGACGTACGTGATCTCCGCCGTGTGCGTCTCCCTCATCGCGATGCGGAGCGTGGACGAGGTGCGGACGGCGAGGGAGCGGCGACGCGCCGCGCCGGCGAGGATCCGCCCCGGGAGGGCCGCGAGACTCGGCCACGCGCCGCGCATCGCCGAGGAGGCGGCCAGGCTGAGCCGCGATCTGGCCGCTCCGATCGGCGAGGAGGTGGGCGTCATCGGCACGGCCTACCAGGGGCTCGCCGCGGACCTCAGGCAGGGGCTCCGGACGATGCGTGGCTCGCGGCCGGTCGTCTTCTCCACCGTGTCGCTGTCGGCCATCATGTTCGTCACGGGCTTCGTGCTCGTGGTCTGCCCCGTCTATCTCCGCAACGAGTTCGGCGTCGGGGCCGCGGGCGTGGGAGTGCTCCTGTCGGTCGGGGGCGTCGGCATGCTCGCCGGCTCCCTCGCCATGGGCCGCCTCCTCCAGGGCGTCCCGCGTCGCCTTCTCATCGTGCTGTCGTTCGCCGTGGCCGGGCTCTCCATCGCCGCGCTGTCGGGCGCGCACTCCGTCCAGGCCCTCACCGCGGGGGTCGCCGTGCTCGGAGTGTGCGTGGCCATCCCGACGGTGATGTCGGACACCGTGCTCCAGGAGAGCATGCCGGGCGGGGTGGTCGGGAAGGCGTTCGGGTTCCGCGACATGATCGCGCGCACCGCGTTCGGGGTCGCGGGCATTCTCTCGGGCATCATCGTCGACGCCGTCGGTCCCAGGCTCCTGCTCGCCGTGCTGGCGGCCGCGTGCCTCGGGTACGCGGCCGTGTCGGTCTTCCTGCTCGCCGACACGTCCACGCTCAACCTGCTGAACGCGTATCCGCTCATGAGGGCGAGCACGCTGCTCGCGTCGCGGCTGCCGCGGCGCGCGAGCTACGCCGTGGCGACGGTCCTGGCCGATGCGGCGTACTTCCTGATGCCGGACAAGAAGCGCACCGCGGCCGCGAACATCGCCCGCGTGGTCGGAAGGCCGGCCGGCAGCGACGAGGTGAAGGCGCTCGCGCGCAGGGTCTTCCGGAGCTACGCTCTCTACTGGGCCGACTTCTTCGGGCTGGCCTCGAAGCGCGCGCCCGAGGTCGAGAGGCTCGTCCGGATCGAGGGGATCGAGCATCTGAGGGACGCGCTCAAGCTCGGCAGAGGGGCGATCTTCGTGACGGCGCACCTCGGCAGCTGGGACGTCGGAGGCGCGGCGCTCGCGGGGTCCGAGGGGCTCCCCGCGCTCTCGGCGATCGTCGAGCCCGTGACCCGGGAGACGTCGAACACCGTCGTCACGGCGATGCGCGAGCGCCTCGGGATCCGCGTGATACCGCTGGGCAGCCCGCTCAAGGTCGGCCGCGCGCTCAGAAGGAACGAGATCGTGTTCGTCGTCGGGGAGCGGCTCGTCGGCGCCGACGGCGTGGAGGTGGACTTCTTCGGAGAGCGCACGCAGCTGCCGCGCGGGGCCGCGTACTGGTCGGTGCGAAGCGGCGCGCCCATCGTGCCGGGCTTCTGCATCCGGCAGCCGGACGGCACGTTCATCGGGTTCATCGAGCCTCCGATCCTGCCCGACGGCGGCGACGGCGACGACGCGGCCGTGCGCAGGCACACGCAGCGCATCGCGGGCATCATGGAGAGGTACATCGCGAGGTACCCCGATCAGTGGTGCATGCTCCAGCCCGTGTGGCAGGGAGGGACAGGGCGGTGA